In one Streptomyces mirabilis genomic region, the following are encoded:
- a CDS encoding maleylpyruvate isomerase family mycothiol-dependent enzyme, translating to MESVAGPDVRGAVPEGLGAAIRDTAEEIAALLRAGAGMERRVPQSQWSVGEAAAHLALANELMADVAAGRARSYGDGTAQSLAAANEQALAAFGERGAEPLAGMIVEQAGACLRALEERSAQGTVVTPLGPMGPDVLGSYLLTHMLGHGYDLARALGRAHMIDRERVRLTLPFFLTVMPRVTDTAGTAGLSARYAIRLWGGGRFGVRVAGGAVSVGERLPGRADCTILIEPVTFLLMALGRRGQWGALAQGRILVGGRKPWLAPRFPALFKAP from the coding sequence ATGGAATCAGTGGCGGGACCGGACGTACGGGGTGCGGTGCCCGAGGGGCTCGGTGCGGCGATACGGGATACGGCGGAGGAGATCGCCGCACTGCTGCGGGCGGGCGCCGGCATGGAACGCCGGGTGCCGCAGTCGCAGTGGAGCGTCGGGGAGGCGGCCGCGCATCTGGCACTGGCCAACGAGCTGATGGCGGACGTCGCGGCGGGCCGTGCGCGCAGCTACGGGGACGGCACGGCGCAGAGTCTGGCCGCGGCCAACGAGCAGGCGCTCGCGGCGTTCGGTGAGCGCGGGGCCGAGCCGCTGGCCGGGATGATCGTGGAGCAGGCCGGTGCGTGTCTGAGGGCGTTGGAGGAGCGGAGCGCGCAGGGGACGGTGGTCACTCCGCTGGGCCCGATGGGGCCGGATGTGCTGGGGTCGTATCTGCTCACGCACATGCTGGGACACGGTTACGATCTCGCCCGTGCGCTGGGGCGTGCGCACATGATCGACCGGGAGCGGGTGCGGCTGACGCTGCCGTTCTTCCTGACGGTGATGCCACGGGTGACCGACACGGCCGGCACGGCCGGGCTGAGCGCCCGCTATGCGATCCGGTTGTGGGGTGGCGGCCGGTTCGGGGTGCGGGTGGCCGGGGGTGCGGTGTCGGTCGGTGAGCGGCTGCCGGGGCGTGCGGACTGCACCATCCTCATCGAGCCGGTCACGTTTCTGCTGATGGCGCTCGGGCGCCGGGGCCAGTGGGGCGCCCTCGCTCAGGGCCGCATCCTGGTCGGGGGGCGCAAGCCTTGGCTTGCTCCGCGTTTCCCGGCTCTCTTCAAGGCGCCCTGA
- a CDS encoding HAAS signaling domain-containing protein, translated as MKTPDDTTIQQYLKAVERETSGLPPVRRQELLADLAEHIDVALAERPGNLDTILCELGDPRTIAATALNETGTAPHRTRPGPATVVLLQVAFILALVLPSPAHELVGAALRITGLVLLWRSWWWTTRHKAVGTLAVHLVPYGLIKLIQATLPWTSTAMLVTNTVIALLYLGGCAWLWHTRHRTDLVMR; from the coding sequence ATGAAGACCCCCGACGACACCACGATCCAGCAGTACCTCAAGGCCGTCGAACGCGAGACCTCCGGGCTCCCCCCAGTCCGCCGCCAGGAGCTGCTCGCCGACCTCGCCGAGCACATCGACGTCGCCCTCGCCGAACGCCCCGGCAACCTCGACACGATCCTGTGCGAACTCGGCGACCCCCGCACCATCGCCGCCACCGCGCTCAACGAGACGGGCACGGCCCCCCACCGCACGCGGCCTGGACCGGCCACAGTGGTGCTCCTGCAGGTCGCCTTCATCCTGGCCCTGGTCCTGCCGAGCCCAGCCCACGAGCTGGTCGGCGCCGCCCTGCGCATCACCGGACTTGTGCTGCTGTGGCGGTCTTGGTGGTGGACGACGCGACACAAGGCAGTCGGCACCCTGGCGGTCCACCTCGTGCCCTACGGCCTGATCAAACTGATCCAAGCCACCTTGCCGTGGACATCGACGGCGATGCTGGTGACCAATACCGTGATCGCCCTCCTCTACCTCGGCGGCTGCGCATGGCTGTGGCACACGCGGCACCGGACCGACCTCGTGATGCGGTGA
- a CDS encoding AfsR/SARP family transcriptional regulator, with amino-acid sequence MPSCTTALIPGEPVRLRLIGPLGPLRSQPDKPPGIPKGSAVLLFALLATHRNRVVSMDTIIDTLWPDHAPPTAPQTVASLVSRLRRVAGTCLERAGSGYRLNTTGWQIDVDEAARLTRAAERHLRAGEPTFADAAARLEF; translated from the coding sequence ATGCCGTCCTGCACGACCGCACTCATCCCGGGCGAGCCCGTCCGACTGCGGCTCATCGGGCCCTTGGGGCCCCTCAGGTCACAGCCCGACAAGCCGCCCGGCATCCCCAAGGGAAGCGCGGTACTCCTGTTCGCATTGCTGGCCACCCACCGCAACCGGGTCGTGAGCATGGACACCATCATCGACACGCTCTGGCCCGACCACGCCCCTCCCACCGCCCCGCAGACGGTCGCCTCCCTCGTCAGCCGGCTGCGCAGGGTGGCCGGCACCTGCCTGGAGCGCGCAGGTTCCGGGTACCGGCTCAACACCACGGGCTGGCAGATCGACGTGGACGAGGCGGCCCGCCTGACCCGGGCGGCCGAGCGGCACCTGCGCGCCGGCGAACCCACGTTCGCGGATGCCGCTGCCCGCCTCGAATTCTGA
- a CDS encoding GAF domain-containing protein — protein MHGIDQGPLHALRDAVPELAAACPLCEPRLVVRLDHGDTWSRPKRPGDADLGRLGLHSMMVVPLVTRGQVLGLVTVYRGRQRASFSQADLRIATHIAAFAALALDNARNSGPRAAGWGPRPDPRASWPCHRPWHCHGRRLTPVNRSGSRRPRQGCAMRRRIVGAGPRRVVGRPPRGRKSAKYQRSGGCCEYRRPAWPQPALA, from the coding sequence GTGCATGGCATCGACCAGGGCCCCCTGCACGCACTGCGGGATGCGGTGCCGGAACTCGCCGCCGCCTGCCCGCTCTGCGAGCCCAGGCTGGTGGTCCGGCTGGACCATGGCGACACGTGGTCGCGCCCAAAGCGGCCCGGTGACGCAGACCTCGGCAGGCTCGGCCTCCACTCGATGATGGTCGTCCCCCTCGTCACACGGGGGCAGGTCCTGGGGTTGGTCACCGTCTATCGCGGACGGCAGCGCGCGTCCTTCTCACAGGCCGATCTGCGGATAGCAACACACATCGCCGCCTTCGCGGCGCTTGCGCTCGACAACGCCCGCAACAGCGGGCCGCGCGCCGCGGGTTGGGGCCCGCGGCCGGATCCGCGGGCTTCATGGCCGTGTCACCGGCCATGGCACTGCCATGGGCGCCGGTTGACGCCGGTGAACCGCTCGGGATCGCGACGTCCGCGCCAGGGGTGCGCAATGCGACGCCGGATCGTGGGCGCTGGCCCCCGGCGCGTGGTGGGTCGGCCGCCGCGTGGTCGCAAGTCGGCGAAGTATCAGCGCTCAGGAGGATGTTGTGAGTACCGACGGCCCGCATGGCCGCAGCCCGCGCTGGCGTGA